From a single Brassica napus cultivar Da-Ae chromosome C9, Da-Ae, whole genome shotgun sequence genomic region:
- the LOC106421446 gene encoding uncharacterized protein LOC106421446, protein MYIKCHIYEDIAIAGYERQATHGVIGELMRSRYVGIGGAPRPKEIMQVMLGDHDVNISYWKAWRSREVALDYAQGSSCASYKMLPDYLERLVLANLGTLTEMETGYEAGVGHRFKYMFLALAASVRGFKQMHSVIIIDGTHLRGKYCGCLLTASAQDGNYQVFPLAIGVVDSENDKAWEWFFKMLLQFIPNTEDVVFVSDRHSSIYYGISKVYPGAQHCACILHLKRNVRTYFKNKHLSFLVGKAARAFCLPDFYGAFNEIKLMNASCAEYLQERRNGTNNGSGSFTPRVLEIIAGNFEQSGGMLASKINNIEYEVRTKEGESFHVNLSLKSCSCNVFQTLMIPCSHAISAAIKSKMRVETLVSGLYSLECLATAYKDEIFSISNTMNGEHQDSGAVDMEVLRQRPNAHQADRVKAGYYQPAK, encoded by the exons ATGTATATAAAGTGTCATATTTATGAGGACATTGCCATTGCAGGATATGAACGACAAGCCACACATGGTGTCATTGGAGAGTTGATGAGGTCAAGATATGTTGGAATTGGAGGTGCACCAAGGCCTAAAGAAATTATGCAAGTAATGCTAGGTGATCATGATGTTAATATCTCTTACTGGAAAGCCTGGCGATCAAGAGAGGTTGCACTCGATTATGCCCAAGGATCTTCATGTGCATCTTATAAGATGTTGCCGGACTACCTTGAGAGACTAGTTCTTGCAAACCTGGGAACCCTTACTGAAATGGAAACCGGATACGAAGCTGGAGTTGGTCACAGATTCAAGTACATGTTTTTGGCTCTAGCGGCTTCTGTACGTGGGTTCAAGCAGATGCACAGTGTCATTATAATCGATGGAACACATCTGCGAGGTAAATACTGTGGTTGCTTACTCACCGCTTCCGCCCAGGATGGTAACTATCAGGTGTTTCCACTAGCAATCGGTGTTGTCGATAGTGAAAACGACAAAGCATGGGAGTGGTTTTTCAAAATGTTATTGCAATTCATCCCAAACACCGAGGACGTTGTATTTGTTTCCGATCGGCACTCCTCTATTTACTATGGGATATCGAAG GTATACCCAGGAGCTCAACATTGTGCATGCATTTTACATTTGAAGCGTAACGTACGTACTTATTTCAAGAACAAGCATCTATCTTTCCTTGTCGGCAAAGCAGCACGGGCATTTTGTCTTCCAGATTTCTATGGTGCGTTCAACGAAATTAAGCTGATGAATGCATCATGTGCAGAATATCTACAAG AAAGGCGTAATGGTACCAACAATGGAAGCGGCAGTTTCACCCCACGTGTGCTTGAGATCATAGCTGGAAATTTTGAACAAAGCGGAGGCATGCTTGCAAGCAAGATTAATAATATCGAATATGAAGTGAGGACGAAAGAAGGAGAATCTTTCCACGTTAACCTTTCACTCAAAAGTTGCAGCTGTAATGTGTTTCAAACACTCATGATACCGTGTTCACATGCTATTTCGGCGGCAATTAAAAGCAAAATGAGGGTGGAAACACTGGTTTCAGGACTTTACAGTTTGGAGTGTCTTGCAACTGCTTACAAGGATGAAATCTTTTCAATAAGCAACACCATGAACGGAGAACATCAGGACAGTGGAGCAGTTGATATGGAAGTCCTCCGCCAGCGACCAAACGCCCACCAGGCCGACCGCGTAAAAGCAGGATATTATCAACCGGCGAAATAA